The Hyla sarda isolate aHylSar1 chromosome 2, aHylSar1.hap1, whole genome shotgun sequence genome includes the window ctcgcattgcgattcttgtgagtgttcacatattgcggttctgagtccccgctagtgtccgtggtatctgaacaatctgaattttcagtaaactcctggtcagaagaactaaattcacatggagcgattctctgtcgtggcttacttgcgacactgaatcgctctattccagtattccaaaaaacctggcattatcagctatctcagatatactgatgagattttctaaatattctgtggatttgagacattacattattgaggtggtagattttgtgttaaaacacaattattttatgtttggtaacaatttttatttgcagcgcacgggtgcttcaatgggagcaaagtcatcaccagctcgggctaaccttattgttttttggtgggaggagcagtttattttttatgacaccaatccattttccacatgcctcgcatggtatgggatgtatgtagacgatgtggtcatcatttggtcgtccgaccatctgaccgttgatgcattcattacatatatcaataataatcggttcaatcttaaaggggtattccaggcaaaaacttttttatatatatcaactggctccagaaagttaaacagatttgtaaattaaaaaatcttaaccctttcagtacttatgagcttctgaagttaaggttgttattttctgtctaagtgctctctgatgacacctgtctcgggaaacgcccagtttagaagaggtttgctatggggatttgcttctaaactgggcgttgcccgagacaggtgtcatcagagaggacttagacagaaaaaaacaaccttaacttcagaaggtcataagtcctgaaaggattaagattttttaatagaagtaatttacaaatctgtttaactttctggagccagttgatatataataaaaagttttggcctggaatacccctttaagtcccaggatgcccttggtcctagtggggttaaaaggtcaaaagattaaaatacataaactaagaagacactgtgaagtacggggacatatatatatgtcaaagaagaaagcagcacttctaaagcgtgagtaggtgcctccagctagggtccgggtccaggatcctgcatacgtagttccaaggaaaatgctgtggctctcaaggtatggtgaaaaaatgaaaactatttattcatcccaaatgtgcaaagagcgacgtttcaatggtctcacaccatcattatcaagtggcttgataatgatggtgtgagaccattgaagcgttgctctttgcacatttgggatgaataaatagttttcattttttcaccataccttgagtgccacagcattttccttggaactacgtatgcaggatcctggacccgaaccctagctggaggcacctactcacgcttggaactatatatatatatatatatatatatatatatacacaaatcaaaaaaaatgttgcagtctcttgtaataccttttttttggactaacagaattttgtagagacaagctttcaggattcctccctttatcaagtccaatagacaaggactaatgatcaaaggactttataaattatcagggaggaatcccaaaagtttgtctctacaaaattctgttagtccaataaaaaaggtattacaatctgcatcactggactaatacggctactcacatttactatacagatatacacatacctgaagatggtttagaaccctgtgatgtcacacatgcttgtgatgatgtcaccgtaagctgtacaaggaggtgcgcgccggctgcagtctcttcagtgtgttttgcattcacaacctgtggtgcaaagtgtttgttagagagtttctatttgcgatagagaattcaagattttgaccgttccttgtctgaagagagaaccacaaggtaagtctcagcctcttctattcatacatacacagggcttttgtttgacagtttgcttttttttttagcaaaaaaaaaacaagaaattaacttccaaaagaaataacaaaagttatatttctcatagcattgtgacaatacttggcttaggcattaaacataataaaacgcacagatagtatcatgaccagagctttttcttgcaaaactgctaaaatgcaattatgcccaaaaaagcccccaagaaaaaaagtcctaattcatgaagttctaaaagatataagtctatgagaaagatttggtgatgtaataaaagaatgacagaaagattagggcagaaatataatattatataatagaattctgtgtgtactaacaatagaaatactccgggtactccgaaagggaacattttcaaatcaactagtggcagaaagtcatataggggacggatagatcccaatgaggtggggtaggttcattattagtaaatgtatatagcaggatagcccaattgtatctacagtatgaagttcacatggcccagtgaccatacagccaagccctaaTAAACCGCCATTAttaggacagattcagggttgtcagatattactaggaccggagaggttcaggtttatcagatattactaggaccggacaggttcagggttatcagatattactaggaccggacaggttcagggttatcagatattactaggaccggacaggttcaggtttatcagatattactaggaccggacaggttcagggttatcagatattactaggactgtacagattcagggttatcagatattactagaacccgacaggttcagggttatcagatattactaggaccagacaggttcagggttatcagatattactaggaccggacaggttcagggttatcagatattacaaggactggacaggttcagggttatcagatattactagtaccggacaggttcagggttatcagatattactaggagcggagaggttcagggttatcagatattactaggaccagacaggttcagggttatcagatattactaggaccggacaggttcagggttatcagatattactaggaccagacaggttcagggttatcagatattactaggaccggacagaatcagggttgtcagatattactaggaccggacaggttcagggttatcagatattactaggactggacagaatcagggttgtcagatattactaggaccggacaggttcagggttatcagatattactaggaccagacaggttcagggttatcagatattactaggactggacaggttcagggttatcagatacagatattactaggactggacaggttcagggttatcagatacagatattactaggaccggacaggttaagggttatcagacattggtaacctcagggaagacgtctccatataaaacacttatagagaagcgtcttcttctgaggctgcgatggtcttagtgttatcttgtagttctgtgctggacatttctgctctgtatgaaggatctattgtataatgacaggaatgatgacatgttgtctaatgtgttcacttatctctctctctctagtattttcaggctctgacctgtgaccatggcctctccacaagacccattgctgaaggaggaggaagaagcaatggaggaccatagtgatatggatgtagaaaagagcgatatccctgagaggcagaacctgccatctctaagcgtgatgtccaccgcacgttccatcatcaccatagtgatcctcgcctttgttaatttgctcatctatgcaaatcgctccagcgtggcgggggtgctgccttatatacagaaagcatatgacaccaatgctagtctgtccggcttattgaatacattgttcattggaagctacgtgctggtcgcaccaattgccggatatttgggcgaccactgtaataagaaatatactgtttgcgcaggagtcagcgtttggctgagcatgacacttaccctgtcattcatccctgacgggtacttcctgctcttcctgctgacgagtggactggttggggccggagaggcgactttctgcaccatcgccccctccatcattgcagacctttttacaagtgaccagcggacccgcatgctgaacgtgttttactccgtcatacctgtaggctgcggactaggatacatcatcgggcccaaagtgactgatgcagcaagaggcgattggcactgggcgtttcgggtcacccctggcctgggcctcatagctgtggctttgatgattttggtcacaaaggagcttccaagaacgactacaaacgggaagaagaacaacaaatcccagaagtttgccaaatgggcgacagatctgaaaaaactatttaaaaatcgaagcttcatgttaaccaccatgggatcgacggctgtatccttcatagtgggagccataggtgtatggggtccgtcatacctgacccatgcacgaacactcctacaagagaaggacccttgccgcgCTGAACCGTGTGAaaatcacgacatcctaatatttggtgtggttacagtcgtttccggcattctgggagttgtagcagggacggagataagtaaaagatatcgcaaatccaacccacgggcggacccgcttgtgtgtggatgcgcgatgatgctctccgccccttttcttctgttggcattgacttttggcaacatcagcctcgttgccaccaacatcttcatcttcatcggagagacgcttctgtcagtaaatttcaccctcatatctgacattatactaaaagtagtaactccgtggaggagatcttcagccctggccgtgcagatgacaatctatcacctcctaggtgacgccggcagcccgtacctcatcggcctgatatctgacacctacgaactaggatatgccaaatcccctcttctgaaataccgcagcctggagtatgccctcatgacctgcaccataatggcagtcatcggaggggccttcttcatggccacggccctatttatagagagggacgaaaaagaagcagagatggaatcagaacctccgtcatcctcctcctcctcactgcttcctgccgatgaggaccgcgcttcagactgaggaaaagtcattgcttacctttatctcgtttacttcattaaaaaaaaaaaatttaaaaaatagttgcatttgttctatgttccactttaccccttattctctacccaggggcggacacagacagcagagggcccttgtgcaaagaatgtgcttgggccccccccaaaaaaaaacatcaattgttcagcaccccgcctccatgtgtcacttactcaggtggacccccatatgtcacttgctgtatacgtttctatttatttattaaggcctcccatatgccgcagctcattcaagccccccacattaggtagcatagctttcccacattaggtagcatagattccccccattaggtagcatagattcccaacattaggtagcatagattccccaaattaggtagcatagtttcctcacattaggtagcatagtttccccacattaggtagcatagattccctacattaggtagcagtttccccacattaggtagcatagtttccccacaataggtagcacatattccccacattaggtaacatagtttccccacattaggtagcatagtttccccacattaggtagcacagattccccacattaggtaacatagtttccccacattaggtagcatagcttccccacattaggtagcatagtttccccacattaggtagcatagtttccccacattaggtagcacagattccccatattaggtaacatagtttccccacattaggtagaatagattcctcacattaggtagccatagccccgcCAAACACATAGacaaacacagacacacacagagacacacttacctgccctgcacagcgcttctcctctccggcagcggcctgactagtgacgtcactgacgtcctcctaagcgggtctgcagaagtacgtcacttgtgcgacgtccctcgttagaccccggtcggccggaggcagactcactgtctattataccccgcagctgctttagaacagtgagcagcggcggcgccaaccctaccatgaacctactaggcacaaaaaaaagggggcagcaaaatgccacccctgaaaagtgccacctgggacttatggtcccaacgggtcccatggtagggcagaccagaggcggctctagactttgtgaggccttgggcgaaacttgaacatgaggccctgcttcattttctgctgaaattacatggtggtccggctgtgagatggttatactgtgacatcactgtgtattatccctg containing:
- the LOC130357975 gene encoding protein spinster homolog 1-like codes for the protein MASPQDPLLKEEEEAMEDHSDMDVEKSDIPERQNLPSLSVMSTARSIITIVILAFVNLLIYANRSSVAGVLPYIQKAYDTNASLSGLLNTLFIGSYVLVAPIAGYLGDHCNKKYTVCAGVSVWLSMTLTLSFIPDGYFLLFLLTSGLVGAGEATFCTIAPSIIADLFTSDQRTRMLNVFYSVIPVGCGLGYIIGPKVTDAARGDWHWAFRVTPGLGLIAVALMILVTKELPRTTTNGKKNNKSQKFAKWATDLKKLFKNRSFMLTTMGSTAVSFIVGAIGVWGPSYLTHARTLLQEKDPCRAEPCENHDILIFGVVTVVSGILGVVAGTEISKRYRKSNPRADPLVCGCAMMLSAPFLLLALTFGNISLVATNIFIFIGETLLSVNFTLISDIILKVVTPWRRSSALAVQMTIYHLLGDAGSPYLIGLISDTYELGYAKSPLLKYRSLEYALMTCTIMAVIGGAFFMATALFIERDEKEAEMESEPPSSSSSSLLPADEDRASD